A portion of the Candidatus Angelobacter sp. genome contains these proteins:
- the gspE gene encoding type II secretion system ATPase GspE yields the protein MADISSIPLLALIQERGLVDDLQLEEVLQEHTRSGKPPIQILQDFGLLDLETILQLMAEHLSTEVVELSDLDLAEDVLKTVPATAARMHQCLPVALHGSTVRIALADPLNPAVVDELNYLTGKEVQVVVADPAQIEKAINKFYGQESESVGDILKELGADADIAKEIAEVGTGDGVADLENLANETPIIKFVNLVLYQAVQDRASDIHFEPFEDEFKIRYRVDGALYEMTPPPKHLALPVTSRIKVMANLDIAERRLPQDGRIAITLGGRQIDLRVSTLPTQFGESVVLRVLDRSAVNMELESLGFSKVIYDHVGQAIQQPNGIFINTGPTGCGKTTTLYSCLRRINSIDSKLLTVEDPVEFDIEGIMQVPVNEGVGMTFPRALRAFLRQDPDVIMLGEIRDLETSQIAIQASLTGHLVLSTLHTNDAPGAVTRLIDMGVEPFLISSTLLSVLAQRLVRTTCKKCRTPFEPTENQLALLNLSPHDIGDKVFYYGRGCGNCNDTGYKGRRGIYELLVISEPIRALINERAPTVVIRQKAVELGMVTLREDGMRGIFDGDTTIEEVLKYT from the coding sequence ATGGCGGACATTTCTTCAATTCCATTGCTGGCGTTGATTCAAGAGCGCGGGCTCGTCGATGACCTGCAACTGGAGGAGGTTCTGCAGGAACACACCCGAAGCGGCAAGCCGCCCATTCAGATCCTGCAGGATTTTGGTCTGTTGGATTTGGAAACGATCCTTCAACTAATGGCGGAACATTTGAGCACCGAAGTCGTGGAACTTTCGGATTTGGACCTGGCGGAGGACGTTCTGAAGACCGTACCGGCAACGGCGGCGCGCATGCACCAGTGTCTCCCCGTGGCGTTACATGGCTCAACGGTCCGGATTGCCCTGGCGGACCCGCTCAATCCGGCGGTCGTTGACGAGTTGAATTACCTGACCGGCAAGGAGGTTCAGGTGGTCGTCGCTGACCCGGCACAAATCGAAAAAGCCATCAACAAGTTTTACGGGCAGGAAAGTGAAAGTGTCGGTGACATTCTGAAAGAATTGGGAGCCGACGCCGATATTGCAAAAGAAATCGCCGAGGTCGGCACGGGTGATGGAGTGGCGGATCTGGAAAACCTTGCCAACGAAACGCCGATCATCAAGTTCGTCAACCTGGTGCTCTATCAGGCCGTGCAGGACCGCGCCAGCGACATCCACTTCGAGCCGTTCGAAGACGAATTCAAAATTCGATATCGCGTGGACGGCGCGTTGTATGAAATGACACCTCCGCCGAAGCATCTGGCGTTGCCGGTGACCTCGCGTATCAAGGTCATGGCAAATCTCGACATCGCGGAGCGCCGGTTGCCTCAGGACGGTCGCATCGCCATCACATTGGGTGGGCGACAGATCGATTTGCGTGTATCAACCCTCCCGACCCAGTTTGGCGAATCGGTGGTGTTGCGTGTGCTTGATCGCTCGGCTGTGAACATGGAGCTGGAATCGCTCGGTTTTTCAAAGGTCATTTACGATCATGTGGGCCAGGCGATTCAGCAGCCGAACGGAATATTCATCAATACGGGACCGACTGGATGCGGTAAAACGACGACGCTGTATTCCTGCCTCCGCCGCATAAACTCGATCGACTCGAAGTTGCTGACGGTCGAGGATCCGGTTGAATTCGACATCGAGGGCATCATGCAGGTGCCGGTGAACGAGGGAGTCGGGATGACCTTTCCACGGGCACTGCGCGCATTTTTGCGTCAGGACCCTGATGTGATCATGTTGGGGGAAATTCGCGATCTGGAAACCTCCCAAATCGCCATTCAGGCGTCACTGACAGGGCATCTCGTGCTGAGCACGCTCCACACGAACGATGCGCCGGGCGCGGTCACTCGTCTTATCGACATGGGGGTGGAGCCGTTTTTGATTTCGTCCACACTCTTGTCGGTTCTGGCCCAACGTTTGGTGCGTACGACGTGCAAGAAATGCCGGACTCCGTTCGAACCGACTGAGAACCAGCTGGCGCTGCTCAACCTTTCACCGCACGACATCGGCGACAAGGTGTTTTACTACGGACGCGGATGCGGCAACTGCAATGACACGGGTTACAAAGGACGCCGTGGGATTTACGAATTACTTGTCATCAGCGAGCCCATTCGCGCGCTGATCAACGAACGGGCGCCCACGGTCGTGATCCGTCAGAAGGCTGTGGAACTGGGGATGGTCACGCTGCGAGAGGACGGGATGCGCGGTATTTTCGACGGCGACACTACAATCGAGGAAGTGCTCAAATACACCTAA
- a CDS encoding type II secretion system F family protein — translation MPKFNYVAMDSRGKETKGSLEVSNQNEAISRLKEMGYFPTKVVEADKSKEKGDKKTKGGAADKKGKKKGSLNISIKIPGLSGKVKPKVLTTFTRQLATLVDAGLPLLRGLRVLERQEKNPTLKEVINDLALAIEGGSTFSEGLAQHPKVFNRLYVNMVKAGELGGVLEVVLNRLSEFMEKAQKIRGKVKAAMFYPCAVIFVAVTILTILMVFVIPKFEAIFKEMLEGQGLPAFTQFVLNVSRVIAGHFIMSLISVVAFFISLKLFTRTKFGRRLFDRFKLNFPLLGPVVSKVAISRFARTLGTLVSSGVPILQALTIVKETSGNVVVGEAVSAVHESVKEGETITAPLEAANVFPPMVVSMVDVGEQTGALPEMLMKIADNYDDEVDNAVSAMTSLLEPIMIVFLAVVVGSIVIALFLPLISLIDQLGDATSGGRKGGEE, via the coding sequence ATGCCAAAGTTCAATTATGTTGCCATGGATTCACGGGGTAAGGAAACCAAAGGCAGCTTGGAAGTATCGAACCAAAACGAAGCCATAAGCCGCCTGAAGGAAATGGGGTACTTCCCCACGAAGGTGGTCGAAGCCGACAAGTCAAAGGAGAAGGGGGACAAGAAAACCAAGGGCGGTGCCGCCGATAAGAAGGGCAAGAAAAAAGGCAGCCTGAACATCAGTATCAAAATCCCCGGCCTGAGCGGGAAGGTCAAGCCGAAGGTCTTGACAACCTTTACCCGGCAGCTGGCCACGCTCGTGGACGCGGGTCTTCCCTTGCTGCGTGGGCTGCGAGTGCTGGAACGGCAGGAGAAAAATCCAACGCTCAAGGAAGTGATCAACGATCTCGCTCTGGCCATCGAAGGCGGCAGCACATTTTCCGAAGGACTTGCGCAGCATCCCAAGGTGTTCAACCGGCTTTACGTAAACATGGTCAAGGCGGGCGAGCTGGGTGGCGTTCTCGAGGTCGTGTTGAACCGATTGTCGGAGTTCATGGAAAAGGCGCAGAAAATTCGCGGCAAGGTCAAGGCAGCGATGTTTTATCCGTGCGCCGTCATTTTCGTCGCGGTAACGATTCTGACGATCCTGATGGTGTTCGTCATTCCAAAGTTCGAGGCAATTTTTAAAGAAATGCTGGAAGGCCAGGGGCTCCCGGCGTTCACGCAGTTTGTTCTCAACGTGAGCCGTGTCATCGCCGGACATTTCATCATGTCATTGATTTCGGTGGTCGCGTTTTTCATCAGTTTGAAGCTGTTCACGCGAACTAAATTCGGGCGGCGGCTGTTCGACCGATTCAAGTTGAATTTTCCACTGCTGGGTCCAGTGGTGAGCAAGGTCGCGATCTCGCGTTTTGCGCGAACGCTGGGCACGCTGGTCAGCAGCGGCGTGCCGATTCTGCAGGCGCTGACCATCGTGAAGGAAACCTCCGGTAACGTTGTGGTCGGAGAGGCGGTCTCGGCGGTTCACGAAAGCGTCAAGGAAGGGGAGACGATCACGGCGCCCCTGGAAGCGGCGAACGTATTTCCGCCGATGGTGGTCAGCATGGTGGATGTTGGCGAGCAGACGGGTGCGTTGCCGGAAATGTTGATGAAGATAGCCGACAATTATGACGACGAGGTGGACAACGCTGTATCTGCAATGACTTCTCTTCTCGAGCCGATCATGATCGTTTTTCTGGCGGTCGTCGTTGGCAGCATCGTCATTGCGCTGTTTCTGCCATTGATCAGTCTCATTGACCAGCTCGGTGATGCAACCAGCGGCGGCAGGAAAGGCGGCGAAGAATAG